In Flavobacterium sp. GSB-24, the genomic window AAGTTCCGAAGATTATAAAAATTTAGCAGTTCTGCCAAATTTAACTACTGCAGTTTCTGCGACAACTGTACATCCTAAAATAAATCCTATTACTACTCCAGATGGAATAGTAAAAGGATGTGATGCTGAAAATGAAACTTATTTTAATGGTTATAATTCTGCAGTAAGTCCAATAAATTATGCGGGGCAAACCGTTGTAATGAATGCTTATACAGATGTAGTTCCTAATAAAAAATATCATCTAAAATTGGTTATTGCAGATGATGAAACCAGACAATATAACTCGGCTGTTTTTATACAAGCCGGAAGTTTTATAACCAGAATAAATTTTGGACAAGATAGAACGGCAGCCAATAATAACCCTGTATGTTTTGGAGAAAATTTCGTTTTAGACACCAAATTAAACACTTCTGATTACAATTTTAAATGGTTTAAAAAAGACGATTCTAATAATTACATACAACTTTCTGGTGCAATAACCTCTACATACGCTGTAATTACATCGGGAACTTATAAAGTAGAAGCTACCTTAAACGGCACAACTTGCGTTTCAGTTGGAGAGATAACAATCGAATTTACGCCAGAAATTGCCTCAACAAATACTTCTTTATTGCAATGTGATGATAATACAGATGGAATTTCAATTTTTAATTTGACGAAGGCCGCTAATATTGTGAAAAACAATAATACGCAAATTATCAATCAAGGATACTACGAGAATTTAGCAGATGCACAAACCAAAACAAATCCAATTGTAAATCCAGAGAGTTACACCAATAAAGCTCCAAATCAAATTGTTTATGCAAGAATAGAGAATTCCTTTGGTTGTTATACTACTCCACAAATTGCTTTAAACATTTCAAATTCAATTATTCCCGATCAATCTCCAATTGCAACTTGTGATGGTGACGATACTCAAGACGGTTTGTACCAATTTGATTTAAATTCTGAAGTAACACCCCAAGTTTTGACAGGATTACCAGCAGGATTGATTATCAATTATTATTTGACAGCAAATGAGGCGATAACAGAAACAAACATACTTCCTAATATTTTTAAAAATACAACGCCAAATAGTCAGACTATTTATGCTCGAGCAGCAAATGGTCCTGATTGTTATGATATAGCTCCAATAGAATTAATTGTCCACACTTTTGATCCTCCTAATTTTGAAGATGAAACACTGTATTTATGCAAAGGTTATCAGATAACATTAACGGTTGAGGCGGGTTTTCAAAGTTATACTTGGTCAAATGGTAACACTACAAATTCAATACTAATTGACACTGCTGGAGATTATTCTGTTACAGTAACTGATATTAATAATTGTCAAAAAACTAAAAAATTCAAAGTCATTCTATCTGAACCGGCAGTAATTACTGGAGCCGAAGTAAAAGATTTTTCAGGTATAGAAAATGCGGTACGAATTCAATATACTGGAGTTGGAAATTATGAATTCTCTCTAGAAGGCTCTGTTTTTCAAGATGATCCAACATTTACACAAGTAAATCCAGGTATTTATAATGCAATTGCCCGAGACAAAAATGGCTGCGGAATATCTAATTCGTTTGTAGTCTATGTGTTAGATTATCCTAGATTTTTTACTCCCAATGGCGACGGATATAACGACTTATGGGCAATCAAAAATATTGAAGAAATGCCTGATTATAGCATTTCAATTTTTGACCGTTATGGTAAATTGTTAAAACAAATGACTCAAAACAGTTTGGGCTGGAACGGAATCTTCAATGGACAACAATTGCCGTCAGATGATTATTGGTTTACACTTCAATTCATTAATGGAAAAAATGTTAAAGGTCATTTCAGCTTGAAAAGGTAAAGTAGAATTTTAACTAATTCTTTACTAAAAGCTTAAAACAATTTAAAAAGTAAAGCATAAAAAAATACAAAACATCAAATTTATCTTATATTTACTTTAAATTCTTATAAGATGAATTTATGTAAAACTTTACTCTTTCTTTTTTTACTTTCTACAAATATTTATTCGCAAAATGATTGCATCGATGCAATTGTAGTTTGCGGCAATTCTGGTTTTAAAGGTTTAAGTATACAAGGCGCCGGAAACGTTCAAGAAATTACAGGAGAAAACAGCTGTGGTTCTAGAGAAAATAATAGCGTATGGTTAAAAATTTCAATTAAAACTTCTGGAACGTTTGGTTTTATTATAAAACCTGAAAGTTCTGATCTTAACGAAGATTTTGATTTTTTTGTATTTGGTCCAGATGCAAAATGTACTTCATTAACATCTCCCATTCGCTGTTCTACCACAAATCCTAATATGGCAAAACTCACCTACAACCATACGGGAATGACAGGTGATTATTTTGACACCTCTGAAGGTCCTGCTGAACTTGGAGACGGGTATATCAAATGGATTAACGCACATGCTGGAGAATCTTATTTTATTGTAATTGACAGGCCTGTCGGAATTAGTAATTTTTCTTTAGAATGGCTGGGCACAGCAACATTTGATGATGCACCAAGTATCAGTGTTCCTGTATTAAGTGATTTGAATATTACAAAATCTGACTTTTCTGGGCAGGCAAATTCTTCATTAATTTTTGATTTGACAGCAAATTCTCCAAAAATAACAGGATCTCAAACAGGAGTAAAAATTACTTATCATACTTCTGAAAATGATGCTATTATTAATAGCAATCCAATAACAGATCCAACTGCTTATAGAAATAGTACAAGTCCCGAAACTATTTTTGTGAGAGCAACAAACACGATTACGCAATGTTATAATACTGCTTCTTTTACAATTAAAATAAATGACAAAGTTGTTTTTCCGAATAACAAGGTTGAAGTTTGTGATGAAAATGATGCAAATCCATTCGATGGAAAAACGAAAATTGATTTTGAGCAAGTAACAAAAGTAGTTTTTGATAATGCTGATGTTTCTGGTTTAACTATCAATTATTATTTAACTCAAAGCGATGCTGATAATAACAGCGATCAATTGCCAAATATTTTTAACAGCATTACACCATTTGAGCAATCGGTATTTATAAAAGCCTTTAATAGCCAGCTCAGCGCATCTGTAGCAGAAGTAAAAATTACTATAAATCCTTTACCGCCAGTAAACAATGTCACTCTTGTACAATGTGATTCTGGTGAAAATGCTAATGGCTTTGTGTTGTTCAATTTAAAAGAGGCAAATGCAGCTCTGACCAATAATAATCCTGATCTTGAAACTTCTTTTTTTATAAGTAAGACCGATGCTGAAAGCAATATAAATCAATTGTCTACAGAGTATACCAATAGTAGCAATCCTCAAACTGTGTTTGCCAGGATCACTAATTTACAAACTAAATGTAGCAGCATCTCTACCGTAAATTTAAAAACCAATGTAATTTCGGTACAAACTTATCTATTAGATATTGCTTGTGATGATGATGAAAATGAAGATGGTATTAATACCTTTAATTTAACCAACGCAAATATTCCTTTCACAAACACTCAAGAATTAAAATATTACGCTACAGAAAATGATGCTTTATTAGAACAAAATCAGATTGAGACACCTTTACAATACAATAACAAAGTCCCTTATAATGATTTTGCCTATGCAAGAATCGAAGAAGGAAATGAATGCTTTGGAATCAGTAAAATTAAATTAGAAGTCATCCGATTACCCGATATAGAAATTAATGGTGCAACAACAAATGTCTGCGATAATGATTCTTCTTATTTTGCCCAATTAGATGCTGGAATAAAAGACATTAATACATTAAGTGACTTTGTATACGTCTGGAAAAAAGACGGTGTAGAAATATTGGACAAAACAATATCAAATATCGAAGTCAATACCAGCGGAATTTACACTGTAACAGTTTTCAACAAAAATAATTGTTCTAAAACGAGAACAATTCAGGTTGTATCTTCAAACATTGCAACTATAGAAAGCGTTGAAGTTGTCGATTTACAAATTGATAATTCTAATAAAATTAAGATAAATGTTTCTGGAAGCGGAGATTATGAATTTAGTTTAAATACTCCAAACGGTCCTTTTCAAGATTCAAATGTATTTGAAAATATAAAATCTGGAATTTATGAAGTCTATATTAATGATAAAAAGAATTGTGGACTGGTCAGTAAAACAGTAGCCGTAATTGGTGTTCCACAATTTTTCACACCCAATAATGATGGTTTTAATGATTATTGGAATATCATTGGATTGAATGGCAATGAATATAAAAATTCCAAAATTTATATTTATGACAGATATGGAAAATTACTAAAACAATTAACCACATTTGACAACGGCTGGGATGGAACTTTTCAAGGAATTCCATTACCATCAGATGATTATTGGTATACTTTAAAATTAAGCGACCAGCGAGAAAGTAAAGGTCATTTTTCGCTGAAAAGGTAATCCTAAGTAACTCAATTTTATAATAAAAAAAGAATCCCAAACTCCATACGGAATTTGGGATTTTTATATTGAAATTGAAAACTAATTAGATTTTATATCTTTTTCTATCAGTTTCACTTAAATAAATCTTTCTTAAACGAAGAGATTTTGGAGTAACTTCAACATACTCATCTTTTTGAATATACTCTAAAGCTTCTTCTAATGAGAATTTGACAGCTGGAATAATTCTAGCTTTATCATCAGCTCCAGAAGAACGTACGTTAGAAAGTTTTTTCGTTTTAGTAACGTTAACAGTCATATCGTCGCTACGAGTGTTTTCTCCAATAACCTGACCTTCATAAATATCTTCGTTAGGATCAACAAAGAATTTACCACGATCTTGTAATTTATCGATAGAGTAAGGAATAGCTTTTCCGTTTTCCATAGAGATTAATGAACCGTTGTTACGTCCAGGAATTTCTCCTTTGTAAGGCTCATATCCAATGAAACGGTGTGCCATGATAGCTTCACCCGCAGTAGCAGTAAGCAATTGATTTCTTAAACCAATGATTCCACGAGATGGAATATTAAATTTAATAATCATACGCTCTCCTTTACCTTCCATAGAAAGCATTTCACCTTTACGGATAGTAACGAATTCAACAGCTCTACCTGAAAGGTTTTCTGGCAAGTCAATAGTTAATTCCTCAATTGGCTCACATTTAACACCATCAACTTCTTTGATGATAACTTGCGGCTGACCAATTTGAAGCTCATACCCTTCTCTTCTCATTGTTTCAATAAGAACAGATAAGTGTAATACACCACGACCAAAAACCATGAATTTATCAGCAGAATCAGTTTCTCCAACTTTCATTGCTAAGTTTTTCTCAAGCTCTTTTGTCAATCTTTCACGAATATGTCTAGAAGTAACAAATTTACCTTCTTTACCAAAGAAAGGAGAATCGTTAATTGTAAACAACATACTCATTGTTGGCTCATCGATAGCGATAGTTTGTAAAGCTTCTGGGTTTTCGAAGTCAGCGATAGTATCACCAATTTCAAATCCTTCAATACCTACAACAGCACAAATATCTCCAGCAATAACTTGATCTACTTTTCTACGGCCTAAACCTTCAAAAGTGTGTAATTCTTTAATTCTAGATTTGATTACTTTACCGTCTCTTTTTACTAAAGAGATTGGCATTCCTTCTTTCAATACACCTCTTTCAAGACGACCAATTGCTATACGACCTGTAAAAGAAGAGAAATCTAAAGATGTAATCAACATTTGAGGAGTACCTTCAGATACTTTTGGAGCAGGAACATTAGCGATAACCATGTCTAATAATGGTTCAATGTTTTCTGTTTGATTTCTCCAATCATCAGACATCCAGTTGTTCTTAGCAGAACCATAAACCGCTGGGAAATCTAATTGCTCTTCAGTTGCACCTAATTCAAACATTAGATCAAAAACTTTCTCGTGAACTTCTTCTGGAGTACAGTTTTCTTTATCAACTTTATTGATAACTACGCAAGGTTTCAATCCTAAATCGATCGCTTTTTGCAAAACAAAACGAGTTTGAGGCATTGGTCCTTCAAAAGCATCAACTAGCAAACATACACCATCGGCCATGTTCAATACACGTTCTACTTCACCACCAAAATCGGCGTGGCCTGGGGTGTCAATAATATTGATTTTTGTTCCTTTATATTGAACCGATACGTTCTTAGAAGTAATTGTAATACCTCTCTCACGCTCTAAATCGTTATTATCTAGGATTAAATCACCTGTGTTTTCGTTTTCACGAAATAATTGACAGTGATACATAATTTTATCAACCAAAGTGGTTTTACCGTGATCGACGTGGGCAATAATTGCAATGTTTCTAATAGATTCCATCTGTGATTTTTAATGGGCGCAAAGGTACACTTTATTTTTTAATAAAAAACGTTTCTGACATAGTTTGCGTATATACAATCAATTAGTTAATATAAAACACCAAAATATCGCCTTCAAAATAATATTAACATATGTTTAGTTATAGTTAATTTAACTATATTTGAGGTAATGAAAAGTAAAACTCTCCAAATTACTCTTATTTATTCAATCATCTCGATAATTATGGCAGTTTTGTGTCATATATTACTCATAAGTTACTTTTCTTCATCTGAATATCAATATTTATCACTTATAAAAGACATTATCTTTATTCTAATTACAGGATTGGTTTTCAAGTTTATACTGGCAAAAAATGAAAAAAGGAGTATTACCATTTTTGAAAAGCTAAACAAAACCAATGAAGAAATAAAGGAATCTAATGAGAAATATGACATCGTAGCAAAAGCAACAAGCGATACTATCTGGGATTGGAAAATTCAAGAGGATAGTATTAATTGGAACAAAGGAATTGAAAGTGTTTTTGGTTACAACCCTGAAGAAGTTGGAAAAACTTCTAAATGGTGGTTTGACAAAATTCACCCAGAAGACAGTATCCGAATGTCAATAAAATTATATTCTTTTATTGAACAAAAAACAGAAAAATGGCAGGATCAATACCGTTTTAGATGCGCGGACGGGACTTATAAATATGTTTTGGACAGAGGTTTTTTATTGAAAGATGAAAGCGGAAGAGCCATTAGAATGATTGGTGCTATTCAAGATATTACTAAACAAAAAGAAGAAGAACAACGTTTAAAGCTTTTAGAAACTGTAATTACTCAATCTAGAGATTCTATTTTGATCACAGAAGCCAATTCGCCTGACGGAAAAATCCCTAAAATTGTTTATGTTAATCCAGCATTTTCGCAAATGTCCGGATACCAATCCAATGAAATAATTGGAAAGTCACCTAACATCTTTAAGGGGCCGAATTCTGATTCTGAAGAATTAAAGAAACTTTTACGTGCTATAAAAAACGAAGAAGAATGTCTAATTGAAACTATCAGCTATACCAAAAATAAAGAAGAATTTTGGGTACGTTTTTCCATGATTCCAATTTTCAGCAACGAAGGAGCTATTTCACACTGGATTTCCATACAAAGAGATATTACCGACGAGAAAAAACTGGAAACAGAAAAAGAACATCTTATTCGAGAATTAACCCAAAACAATAAAGATTTAAAACAATTCTCTTACATTACATCTCATAACCTTAGAGCCCCATTATCTAATTTAATCGGACTTTTAAATTTAATTGAAGACATTCCTGTAGAAAATGAAGAACTCCAGGAAATTCTTACTGGTTTTACAAAATCAACACATTTATTAAACGAAACAATTAATGATTTAGTAAAAGTTATAATTATTAAAGACAATCCTTCGATGCAAAAAGAAGAAGCATCTTTAGAAGAAGTATTTGAAAATGTATTTAGTCAGCTGTCATTCCAAATAGAATTACACAAACCTATAATCAAACTTAAGTTCGACAAAGTACCAGAGCTCATTACCAATAAAGCATATATTGAAAGCATTTTATTAAACTTACTAACCAATTCCATAAAATATAAATCGGAAAATAGAAAACTAAAGATATCTATAACTGCAGAAAAAATTGATAACAAAACGATACTAACTTTCAAGGACAACGGAATTGGAATTGATTTAGAAAGAAACCGAGACAAAGTATTTGGTCTTTATCAAAGATTTCACAATTATCCAGATAGCAAAGGATTAGGTCTTTATCTCGTGAAATCGCAGGTAGAAACAATGGGAGGAACTATTTCTATAGACAGCGAAGTTAACAAAGGAACCACATTTACAATAACATTTAAAAATTAATATTATGCTTGAGCAGATCTTATGCGTTGACGATGATCCAATCACATTGATGCTATGCAAAAAGGTAATTTCGAAATCTTCATTTTCACATGAAGTTATTACAGCTCAAAACGGTGAAGAAGCCCTCCATCATTTCAACACCTTAAAATACACAAACGACAAAAACAAAAGAAAACCAGAATTGATTTTCTTAGATTTAAACATGCCAATAATGGGCGGATGGGAGTTTTTAGATCATTTTACTTCTTCAGATTATGACGAATTCAACTCTGCTCCTGTAATTGTATTGTCCTCTACAATTGACCCAGAAGATTTAGCTAAAGCAAAACAATATCCTATTATAATCGATTTTCTTTCTAAACCCATTACACAGCCAATGCTGGAATATCTTAAAAAGAAAATAGATCTTTAAACTTAAAAAATTTCAAATCAAAAAATCCAAATTTCAATCTTTTAAAGTTAGAATTTGGATTTTTTGATTTTGATCTAATAAACAAAGCGTTTACTTAAACTTTCATTTTTAGCAGAAACAAAAAAGTCCTCGAATGAGGACTTTTATATATCTTTCAAATTGTATTTAATTACAATTTAGCAACATGTTTAGTTAATTTAGACTTCAAGTTAGAAGCTTTATTATCATGAATGATGTTCTTTTTAGCTAATTTATCAATCATAGAGATTACAGTTGATAATTTTGCAGCAGCATCAGACTTATCAGTAGCTAATCTTAATGCTTTAATTGCATTACGAGTAGTTTTATGTTGATATCTGTTAAGAACTCTTCTTTTTTCGTTACTTCTGATTCTTTTTAATGCTGACTTATGATTTGCCATTTTCTTTAATTTTAGATGTAATAATTTATTATAAATACTAGTTAAAAAAGAAAAACCTCCCACAATTGTAAAACAATCACTTTGGTTTTAACTAATAAAATAAAAACCGAGACACCAATTTTTATTTTACAAAACTTATTTACAACTAATTTGTAGTCCGTAGGGGAATCGAACCCCTGTTACCAGGATGAAAACCTGGCGTCCTAACCCCTAGACGAACGGACCATAATTCTCCTAAGTTTGGAAACTTTTCAATATGTAATATAACTTGTAGTCCGTGGGGGAATCGAACCCCCCTTACCAGGATGAAAACCTGGCGTCCTAACCGATAGACGAACGGACCGTGCTTCTGTATTGCGGATGCAAAGATACATCTATTTTTTAGTTGCACAATAGTTAACACAAAAAAAAATATATTTTTTTAATATGCCTTAGCAAAAAGCACTCTTTTAGAAGAAGGATTCCCAGTAAACACACAGGTTCCCGCCTCTTCAACAGCATCTAAAGGGATACATCTAATTGTTGCTTTTGTCAATTCTTTTATCTTCTCTTCTGTTGCAGCAGTTCCGTCCCAGTGAGCAGATAAAAAGCCTCCTTTACCTTCAAGAACTTCTTTAAACTCCTCAAAATTATTTACTTCTGTAATATGGGTATTGCGGTAGTTTAATGCTCTGTCAAATAAATCTTTTTGAATTTGTTCTAACAAGTCATTAATGTATTCAACAATTTTTTCACCTTCAACAACTTCTTTAGTCAAATTATCACGTCTTGCAACCTCAAAAGTTCCGTTTTCTAGATCTTTTGGACCAACAGCAATTCTAACAGGAACACCTTTCAATTCCCATTCAGCAAATTTAAATCCTGGTTTTTGAGTTGTTCTGTCATCGTATTTAACCGAAATCTTAAGCTTTTTCAATTTTGCAGTCAATT contains:
- a CDS encoding T9SS type B sorting domain-containing protein; amino-acid sequence: MKHFKILIVLFLLSCVTHRTSAQNITVNPNITPADLVQNILINSSCIAIENVSASGNPSANGQSYASFTAGTNFPFSGGLVLSTSPSQNAEGPYNQADSKGVQVQSWNGDNDLNRALGINNSRQATVLEFDFTALTNSISFNYLFASNEYQFNYPCIYSDGFAFLIKEVGSSEDYKNLAVLPNLTTAVSATTVHPKINPITTPDGIVKGCDAENETYFNGYNSAVSPINYAGQTVVMNAYTDVVPNKKYHLKLVIADDETRQYNSAVFIQAGSFITRINFGQDRTAANNNPVCFGENFVLDTKLNTSDYNFKWFKKDDSNNYIQLSGAITSTYAVITSGTYKVEATLNGTTCVSVGEITIEFTPEIASTNTSLLQCDDNTDGISIFNLTKAANIVKNNNTQIINQGYYENLADAQTKTNPIVNPESYTNKAPNQIVYARIENSFGCYTTPQIALNISNSIIPDQSPIATCDGDDTQDGLYQFDLNSEVTPQVLTGLPAGLIINYYLTANEAITETNILPNIFKNTTPNSQTIYARAANGPDCYDIAPIELIVHTFDPPNFEDETLYLCKGYQITLTVEAGFQSYTWSNGNTTNSILIDTAGDYSVTVTDINNCQKTKKFKVILSEPAVITGAEVKDFSGIENAVRIQYTGVGNYEFSLEGSVFQDDPTFTQVNPGIYNAIARDKNGCGISNSFVVYVLDYPRFFTPNGDGYNDLWAIKNIEEMPDYSISIFDRYGKLLKQMTQNSLGWNGIFNGQQLPSDDYWFTLQFINGKNVKGHFSLKR
- a CDS encoding T9SS type B sorting domain-containing protein, producing the protein MNLCKTLLFLFLLSTNIYSQNDCIDAIVVCGNSGFKGLSIQGAGNVQEITGENSCGSRENNSVWLKISIKTSGTFGFIIKPESSDLNEDFDFFVFGPDAKCTSLTSPIRCSTTNPNMAKLTYNHTGMTGDYFDTSEGPAELGDGYIKWINAHAGESYFIVIDRPVGISNFSLEWLGTATFDDAPSISVPVLSDLNITKSDFSGQANSSLIFDLTANSPKITGSQTGVKITYHTSENDAIINSNPITDPTAYRNSTSPETIFVRATNTITQCYNTASFTIKINDKVVFPNNKVEVCDENDANPFDGKTKIDFEQVTKVVFDNADVSGLTINYYLTQSDADNNSDQLPNIFNSITPFEQSVFIKAFNSQLSASVAEVKITINPLPPVNNVTLVQCDSGENANGFVLFNLKEANAALTNNNPDLETSFFISKTDAESNINQLSTEYTNSSNPQTVFARITNLQTKCSSISTVNLKTNVISVQTYLLDIACDDDENEDGINTFNLTNANIPFTNTQELKYYATENDALLEQNQIETPLQYNNKVPYNDFAYARIEEGNECFGISKIKLEVIRLPDIEINGATTNVCDNDSSYFAQLDAGIKDINTLSDFVYVWKKDGVEILDKTISNIEVNTSGIYTVTVFNKNNCSKTRTIQVVSSNIATIESVEVVDLQIDNSNKIKINVSGSGDYEFSLNTPNGPFQDSNVFENIKSGIYEVYINDKKNCGLVSKTVAVIGVPQFFTPNNDGFNDYWNIIGLNGNEYKNSKIYIYDRYGKLLKQLTTFDNGWDGTFQGIPLPSDDYWYTLKLSDQRESKGHFSLKR
- the typA gene encoding translational GTPase TypA, whose translation is MESIRNIAIIAHVDHGKTTLVDKIMYHCQLFRENENTGDLILDNNDLERERGITITSKNVSVQYKGTKINIIDTPGHADFGGEVERVLNMADGVCLLVDAFEGPMPQTRFVLQKAIDLGLKPCVVINKVDKENCTPEEVHEKVFDLMFELGATEEQLDFPAVYGSAKNNWMSDDWRNQTENIEPLLDMVIANVPAPKVSEGTPQMLITSLDFSSFTGRIAIGRLERGVLKEGMPISLVKRDGKVIKSRIKELHTFEGLGRRKVDQVIAGDICAVVGIEGFEIGDTIADFENPEALQTIAIDEPTMSMLFTINDSPFFGKEGKFVTSRHIRERLTKELEKNLAMKVGETDSADKFMVFGRGVLHLSVLIETMRREGYELQIGQPQVIIKEVDGVKCEPIEELTIDLPENLSGRAVEFVTIRKGEMLSMEGKGERMIIKFNIPSRGIIGLRNQLLTATAGEAIMAHRFIGYEPYKGEIPGRNNGSLISMENGKAIPYSIDKLQDRGKFFVDPNEDIYEGQVIGENTRSDDMTVNVTKTKKLSNVRSSGADDKARIIPAVKFSLEEALEYIQKDEYVEVTPKSLRLRKIYLSETDRKRYKI
- a CDS encoding PAS domain-containing protein — translated: MKSKTLQITLIYSIISIIMAVLCHILLISYFSSSEYQYLSLIKDIIFILITGLVFKFILAKNEKRSITIFEKLNKTNEEIKESNEKYDIVAKATSDTIWDWKIQEDSINWNKGIESVFGYNPEEVGKTSKWWFDKIHPEDSIRMSIKLYSFIEQKTEKWQDQYRFRCADGTYKYVLDRGFLLKDESGRAIRMIGAIQDITKQKEEEQRLKLLETVITQSRDSILITEANSPDGKIPKIVYVNPAFSQMSGYQSNEIIGKSPNIFKGPNSDSEELKKLLRAIKNEEECLIETISYTKNKEEFWVRFSMIPIFSNEGAISHWISIQRDITDEKKLETEKEHLIRELTQNNKDLKQFSYITSHNLRAPLSNLIGLLNLIEDIPVENEELQEILTGFTKSTHLLNETINDLVKVIIIKDNPSMQKEEASLEEVFENVFSQLSFQIELHKPIIKLKFDKVPELITNKAYIESILLNLLTNSIKYKSENRKLKISITAEKIDNKTILTFKDNGIGIDLERNRDKVFGLYQRFHNYPDSKGLGLYLVKSQVETMGGTISIDSEVNKGTTFTITFKN
- a CDS encoding response regulator encodes the protein MLEQILCVDDDPITLMLCKKVISKSSFSHEVITAQNGEEALHHFNTLKYTNDKNKRKPELIFLDLNMPIMGGWEFLDHFTSSDYDEFNSAPVIVLSSTIDPEDLAKAKQYPIIIDFLSKPITQPMLEYLKKKIDL
- the rpsT gene encoding 30S ribosomal protein S20; this translates as MANHKSALKRIRSNEKRRVLNRYQHKTTRNAIKALRLATDKSDAAAKLSTVISMIDKLAKKNIIHDNKASNLKSKLTKHVAKL